In one window of Pseudomonas chlororaphis subsp. chlororaphis DNA:
- a CDS encoding AsnC family protein encodes MSLPPHDERLIKALAAVIVDRPRATLKELAEAVGTSRTTLHRFYGTRDNLLKMLEAHGRNILNQIIETTCLSGATPQEALHNLIKEHLAHRELLIFIVFQSRPDFPNPKDDGARWQSYLDALDSFFLRGQCMGAFRIDITAAVFTELFIALVYGLADAERRGRAASSNSAKILGQMFLHGATPMRS; translated from the coding sequence ATGTCTCTGCCCCCCCATGACGAACGACTCATCAAGGCACTGGCTGCGGTCATTGTCGACCGCCCACGAGCCACTCTTAAGGAACTCGCGGAAGCTGTAGGCACGAGCCGAACTACCTTGCACCGTTTTTATGGGACTCGCGATAACCTGCTAAAGATGCTTGAAGCGCATGGCAGAAACATTCTCAACCAAATAATCGAAACCACTTGTTTATCTGGCGCTACACCTCAGGAAGCATTGCACAACCTGATCAAAGAGCATCTTGCTCATCGAGAGCTGCTCATCTTTATCGTCTTTCAGAGTCGCCCCGACTTTCCCAACCCCAAAGACGACGGAGCCCGCTGGCAGTCTTATCTTGATGCATTGGATAGTTTTTTCTTGCGTGGACAATGCATGGGGGCATTTCGTATCGACATCACCGCTGCAGTATTTACAGAACTATTCATTGCTCTGGTATATGGCTTGGCTGATGCCGAGCGGCGCGGACGAGCAGCAAGCTCCAACTCCGCCAAAATATTGGGGCAAATGTTCCTGCATGGTGCCACTCCAATGCGCAGCTGA
- a CDS encoding paraquat-inducible protein A — translation MPPTHTGNLPNLPLDALIACHECDLLMRREPLEPGEKSCCPRCDFELVVHRHQWQRRCFALVLTALLLYIPANFLPIMHLTLLGQTRSETIWTSVLGLFESDMPGVAVLVLLSGMAIPLLKLLCQLLVLLSLRFKVARPTGILLYRTYHHLREWGMLEVYLFGILVSIVKLIDIADLSLGIGLACFVALLLTQVWLELNMPSHQVWEALSNEQPRRVQPSRFPE, via the coding sequence ATGCCCCCTACCCACACCGGCAACTTGCCGAACCTTCCCCTGGACGCGCTGATCGCCTGCCATGAATGCGACCTGCTCATGCGCCGGGAACCACTTGAACCGGGTGAAAAGAGTTGCTGCCCACGTTGCGACTTCGAGCTGGTCGTGCATCGCCATCAGTGGCAGCGTCGCTGCTTCGCCCTGGTCCTGACCGCCCTGCTCCTCTACATCCCGGCCAACTTCCTGCCGATCATGCACCTGACGCTCCTCGGGCAGACCCGCAGCGAAACGATCTGGACCAGTGTGCTCGGATTGTTCGAAAGCGATATGCCGGGGGTTGCCGTGCTGGTGCTGTTGAGCGGCATGGCGATTCCCCTGCTCAAGCTGCTGTGCCAACTGCTGGTGCTGTTGAGTCTGCGGTTCAAGGTGGCGCGCCCCACCGGCATTCTGCTCTACCGCACTTATCACCACCTGCGCGAATGGGGAATGCTCGAGGTTTACCTGTTCGGGATCCTGGTTTCCATCGTCAAGTTGATCGACATCGCCGACCTGAGCCTGGGTATCGGCCTGGCCTGTTTCGTCGCGTTGTTGCTCACCCAGGTCTGGCTGGAACTGAATATGCCCTCCCATCAGGTCTGGGAAGCGCTATCCAACGAGCAGCCTCGTCGGGTTCAACCCTCTCGCTTTCCTGAGTGA
- a CDS encoding MexC family multidrug efflux RND transporter periplasmic adaptor subunit, translating to MGNLRAVGMAGSLAVAIALAGCGPASEQSSTVEVARPVEVLAVTSEPLALVSELPGRVEPVRVAQVRARVAGIVLHKRFVEGADVKAGDLLFQIDPAPFKAAVARAEGELARAQSGMLEAQARVKRYAPLVKIEAVSQQDYDSATAELRRTQAATRSAEADLQTARLNLGYASVTAPISGRVGRALVTEGALVGQGDATLMVRIQQLDPVYVDFTQPAADALRLREALKNGTLAADAQQGLSVRIEGTSYERQGSLLFTDVAVNPGTGQVALRGQFDNRDGNLLPGMYVRVRTPQGTDSQAILVPQRAVLRSPDGSAAVLVMDGEGRAQQRPVQTGAMQGARWQIRDGLKVGDRVIVSGLAGLQPGAKVEPKSALATASGSQQ from the coding sequence ATGGGCAATTTGCGTGCAGTAGGAATGGCAGGGTCACTGGCAGTAGCCATCGCATTGGCCGGGTGTGGCCCGGCGAGTGAGCAGAGCAGCACAGTGGAAGTGGCGCGTCCGGTTGAAGTGCTGGCGGTGACCAGCGAGCCTTTGGCCCTTGTCTCGGAACTGCCGGGCCGGGTCGAGCCGGTGCGGGTGGCGCAGGTGCGTGCCCGGGTGGCAGGCATCGTCCTGCACAAGCGGTTTGTCGAAGGGGCCGACGTCAAGGCCGGCGATCTGTTGTTCCAGATCGACCCGGCGCCGTTCAAGGCCGCCGTGGCGCGGGCCGAGGGCGAGCTGGCCCGGGCCCAGTCCGGGATGCTGGAAGCCCAGGCACGGGTCAAGCGCTATGCGCCGCTGGTGAAGATCGAAGCCGTGAGCCAGCAGGACTACGACAGCGCCACCGCCGAGCTGCGTCGTACCCAGGCGGCCACCCGCTCTGCCGAGGCCGACTTGCAGACCGCGCGCCTGAACCTGGGCTACGCCTCGGTCACCGCGCCGATTTCCGGGCGCGTGGGCCGGGCGCTGGTCACCGAAGGCGCGCTGGTAGGACAGGGCGACGCCACCCTGATGGTGCGCATCCAGCAACTGGATCCGGTGTATGTGGATTTCACCCAGCCAGCGGCCGATGCCCTGCGCCTGCGTGAAGCCTTGAAGAACGGCACCCTCGCGGCCGATGCACAGCAGGGCTTGTCGGTGCGCATCGAAGGCACCTCCTACGAGCGCCAGGGCTCGTTGCTGTTCACCGATGTGGCGGTGAATCCGGGCACCGGCCAGGTGGCCCTGCGCGGTCAGTTCGACAACCGCGACGGCAACCTGCTGCCGGGCATGTATGTGCGGGTGCGCACCCCCCAGGGCACCGACAGCCAGGCGATCCTGGTGCCGCAGCGAGCGGTGCTGCGCAGTCCCGACGGCAGCGCCGCGGTGCTGGTGATGGACGGCGAGGGCCGGGCCCAACAGCGTCCGGTGCAGACCGGCGCCATGCAGGGCGCCCGCTGGCAGATCCGTGACGGCCTGAAGGTCGGTGATCGGGTGATCGTCAGCGGCCTGGCCGGCCTGCAGCCAGGGGCCAAGGTCGAGCCCAAGAGTGCCCTGGCCACAGCCTCCGGGTCACAACAGTAA
- a CDS encoding efflux RND transporter permease subunit, with product MSQFFIKRPNFAWVVALFISLAGMLVISKLPVAQYPNVAPPQITVTATYPGASAKVLVESVTSVLEESLNGAKGLLYFESTNNSNGTAEIVVTFEPGVDPDLAQVDVQNRLKKAEARMPQAVLTQGLQVEQSSAGFLLIYALNYKDGTQHADTTALGDYAARNINNELRRLPGVGKLQFFSSEAAMRVWIDPQKLVGYGLSIEDVSNAIREQNVQVPAGAFGSTPGSSAQELTATLAVKGILDNPQEFGQIVLRANQDGSSVKLADVARLELGQENYNISSRLNGTPAVGGAIQLSPGANAIQTAELVKQRLAELSAFFPEDVQYSVPYDTSRFVDVAIEKVIHTLIEAMVLVFLVMFLFLQNVRYTLIPSIVVPVCLLGTLMVMYLLGFSVNMMTMFGMVLAIGILVDDAIVVVENVERIMAEEGLSPVDATIKAMQQVSGAIVGITLVLSAVFLPLAFMSGSVGVIYQQFSVSLAVSILFSGFLALTFTPALCATLLKPIPQGHHEKRGFFGAFNRGFARLTERYSLFNSALVKRSGRFMLVYGGIVAILGYSYLRLPEAFVPTEDLGYMVVDVQLPPGASRVRTNATGEQLETYLKSREAVSSAFVISGFSFSGQGDNAALAFPTFKDWSERDAQQSAAAEVAALNEHFAVPDDGTVMAVSPPPINGLGNSGGFALRLMDRGGLGREALLQARDTLLAQTYGNPVFFYAMMEGLAEAPQLRLQIDREKARALGVSFRIIGSTLSAAFGSDVINDFTNAGRQQRVVIQAEQGERMTPESVLKLYAPNDRGEQVPFSAFVTTQWEEGPVQLVRYNGYPSIRIIGDAGPGFSTGQAMAEMERLAAQLPAGIGYEWTGLSYQEKVSSGQATALFALAILVVFMLLVALYESWSIPLSVMLIVPIGAVGAVLAVTLVGMPNDLYFKVGLITIIGLSAKNAILIVEFAKELWEKGYSLRDAAIEAARLRFRPIVMTSMAFILGVVPLALATGAGAASQRAIGTGVIGGMLSATLLGVIFVPICFVWVLSLLRSKPAVLEHAAEGQE from the coding sequence ATGTCGCAATTTTTCATCAAGCGCCCCAACTTCGCCTGGGTCGTCGCACTGTTCATTTCCCTGGCCGGCATGCTGGTTATTTCCAAGCTGCCGGTAGCCCAGTACCCCAACGTGGCGCCACCGCAGATAACAGTAACCGCCACCTACCCAGGTGCTTCGGCCAAGGTCCTGGTGGAGTCGGTCACCAGCGTGCTCGAGGAGTCGCTCAACGGCGCCAAGGGCTTGCTGTATTTCGAGTCCACCAACAACTCCAACGGTACCGCCGAAATCGTCGTTACCTTCGAACCGGGTGTCGATCCGGACCTGGCCCAGGTGGACGTGCAGAACCGCCTGAAGAAAGCCGAGGCGCGCATGCCTCAGGCCGTGCTGACCCAGGGCCTGCAAGTGGAGCAGAGCAGCGCCGGCTTCCTGCTGATCTACGCCCTGAACTACAAGGACGGCACCCAGCACGCCGACACCACGGCCCTGGGCGACTATGCCGCGCGCAATATCAACAACGAACTGCGGCGCCTGCCGGGGGTCGGCAAGCTGCAGTTCTTCTCATCGGAAGCGGCGATGCGGGTCTGGATCGACCCACAGAAGCTGGTGGGCTACGGCCTGTCCATCGAGGACGTGAGCAACGCTATCCGCGAGCAGAACGTGCAGGTGCCCGCCGGTGCCTTTGGCAGTACGCCGGGCAGCAGCGCCCAGGAACTGACCGCGACCCTGGCGGTCAAGGGCATCCTGGACAATCCGCAGGAGTTCGGCCAGATCGTCCTGCGGGCCAACCAGGACGGCTCCTCGGTCAAGCTCGCTGACGTCGCGCGTCTGGAACTGGGCCAGGAAAACTACAACATTTCCTCGCGCCTCAACGGCACTCCGGCAGTTGGCGGGGCGATCCAGCTGTCGCCGGGGGCCAACGCCATCCAGACCGCAGAGCTGGTCAAACAGCGCCTGGCCGAACTCTCGGCGTTCTTCCCCGAGGACGTGCAGTATTCGGTGCCCTACGACACCTCGCGTTTCGTCGACGTGGCCATCGAGAAAGTGATCCATACCCTGATCGAAGCCATGGTCCTGGTGTTCCTGGTGATGTTCCTGTTCCTGCAGAACGTACGCTACACCCTGATCCCGTCGATCGTGGTGCCAGTGTGCCTGCTGGGTACGCTGATGGTGATGTACCTGCTGGGCTTCTCGGTGAACATGATGACCATGTTCGGCATGGTGCTGGCCATCGGCATCCTGGTGGACGATGCCATCGTGGTGGTGGAGAACGTCGAGCGGATCATGGCCGAGGAGGGCCTGTCGCCGGTCGATGCCACCATCAAGGCGATGCAGCAGGTGTCTGGTGCGATCGTCGGTATCACCCTGGTGCTGTCGGCCGTGTTCCTGCCGCTGGCGTTCATGTCCGGTTCGGTGGGGGTGATCTACCAGCAGTTCTCGGTATCGCTGGCGGTATCCATCCTGTTCTCCGGCTTCCTGGCCCTGACCTTCACCCCGGCGCTGTGCGCCACGCTGCTCAAGCCGATTCCCCAAGGACATCACGAGAAACGCGGGTTCTTCGGCGCCTTCAACCGCGGTTTTGCCCGGCTGACCGAGCGCTATTCGCTGTTCAACAGCGCGCTGGTCAAACGCTCCGGGCGCTTCATGCTGGTCTATGGCGGCATTGTCGCCATCCTCGGCTACAGCTACCTGCGTCTGCCGGAAGCCTTCGTGCCCACCGAAGACCTGGGCTACATGGTGGTCGACGTGCAACTGCCGCCGGGCGCCAGCCGAGTGCGCACCAACGCCACCGGCGAACAGCTGGAAACCTACCTCAAGTCCCGCGAGGCGGTGTCCTCGGCATTCGTGATCTCGGGCTTCAGCTTTTCCGGCCAGGGTGACAATGCGGCGCTGGCTTTCCCGACCTTCAAGGACTGGTCCGAGCGGGATGCGCAGCAGTCGGCCGCGGCGGAAGTGGCGGCGCTGAACGAGCATTTCGCCGTGCCCGACGACGGCACTGTCATGGCGGTGTCGCCACCGCCGATCAATGGCCTGGGCAACTCCGGCGGTTTCGCCCTGCGCCTGATGGACCGTGGCGGCCTGGGCCGCGAGGCCCTGCTGCAAGCCCGCGATACCTTACTGGCCCAGACCTACGGCAACCCGGTGTTCTTCTACGCGATGATGGAAGGCCTGGCCGAAGCGCCGCAGTTGCGCCTGCAGATCGATCGCGAGAAAGCCCGCGCCCTGGGGGTGAGCTTCAGGATCATCGGCAGCACCCTGTCCGCGGCTTTTGGTTCCGATGTGATCAACGACTTCACCAATGCCGGGCGCCAGCAACGGGTGGTGATCCAGGCCGAGCAGGGCGAGCGCATGACCCCGGAAAGCGTGCTCAAGCTTTACGCGCCCAACGACCGGGGCGAGCAGGTGCCCTTCAGTGCCTTCGTCACCACCCAGTGGGAAGAGGGCCCGGTGCAACTGGTGCGCTACAACGGCTACCCGTCGATCCGCATCATCGGCGACGCCGGCCCCGGTTTCAGTACCGGCCAGGCCATGGCCGAGATGGAGCGCCTGGCGGCGCAGCTGCCGGCCGGCATCGGCTACGAGTGGACCGGCCTGTCCTACCAGGAAAAGGTCTCCAGCGGCCAGGCCACGGCGCTGTTCGCCCTGGCCATCCTGGTGGTGTTCATGCTGCTGGTGGCGCTGTACGAGAGCTGGTCGATCCCGCTGTCGGTCATGCTGATCGTGCCGATCGGCGCGGTGGGTGCAGTGCTCGCGGTGACCCTGGTGGGCATGCCCAACGACCTGTACTTCAAGGTTGGCCTGATCACCATCATCGGCCTGTCGGCGAAGAACGCGATCCTTATCGTCGAGTTCGCCAAGGAACTCTGGGAGAAGGGCTACAGCCTGCGTGACGCCGCCATCGAGGCCGCGCGCCTGCGCTTCCGACCGATCGTCATGACCTCCATGGCCTTCATCCTCGGCGTGGTGCCGCTGGCCCTGGCCACCGGCGCCGGCGCTGCGAGCCAGCGCGCCATCGGCACCGGGGTGATCGGCGGGATGCTCAGCGCGACGCTGCTCGGGGTGATCTTCGTACCTATCTGTTTTGTCTGGGTGCTGTCGCTGCTACGCAGTAAACCCGCGGTGCTCGAGCACGCTGCCGAGGGCCAGGAGTGA
- a CDS encoding efflux RND transporter periplasmic adaptor subunit, with protein sequence MTVLMALRICGYVCSLSLILTGCQEEKRSEEAPRPVRAVIAKPGVIGEEVAQTGEIRAHIETDLAFRIAGRIATRSVDVGMSVAKGQVLAVLDPNDIQNEVRVAEAEVRSAEAAEEFARSGLDRQRMLFDKQFVARARVDEAAANWRAANARLNVAKTGLLTARNKLSYTELRAPDAAIVNAVMVNIGQVVDAGQLAIKLASTHERDAVFNVSERLYTSVLSDVQVEVALVSDPKIKVIGSIRDVSPTADAATRTYRVRIALPETPPAMTLGATVTGRLLLPGKALFILPASSLTSEEGKPAVFVIQPSDHVLIRKPVVVTRFTATQALVESGLTEGDAVVTAGVSKLRAGQKVVYDTAEVAQ encoded by the coding sequence ATGACAGTGCTTATGGCATTACGGATATGTGGCTATGTTTGCAGCCTTAGCCTAATCCTCACTGGCTGTCAGGAAGAAAAACGATCGGAGGAAGCCCCGCGCCCCGTCCGCGCGGTAATCGCGAAGCCCGGTGTGATCGGTGAAGAAGTTGCCCAGACGGGCGAGATCCGCGCTCACATCGAGACCGATCTCGCTTTTCGTATCGCGGGTCGTATTGCAACCCGTAGCGTCGATGTCGGGATGAGCGTCGCCAAGGGGCAGGTTCTTGCAGTGCTCGACCCTAACGACATCCAGAATGAGGTACGGGTTGCCGAGGCCGAAGTGAGGAGCGCAGAAGCGGCAGAAGAGTTTGCCAGATCGGGGCTTGATCGACAGCGCATGCTCTTCGATAAACAGTTCGTCGCACGTGCCCGAGTGGATGAGGCGGCAGCCAACTGGCGGGCAGCAAACGCAAGGCTCAACGTCGCGAAAACGGGGCTGCTCACTGCACGCAACAAATTGAGCTACACCGAGTTACGCGCGCCCGATGCCGCTATCGTGAATGCGGTGATGGTCAATATCGGACAAGTCGTCGATGCCGGTCAGTTGGCAATCAAACTCGCCTCGACACATGAGCGTGACGCGGTCTTCAACGTGTCTGAACGACTCTACACTTCCGTACTCTCTGATGTGCAAGTCGAAGTCGCTCTGGTGTCAGACCCTAAGATCAAAGTCATTGGTTCTATTCGCGATGTGAGCCCGACCGCAGATGCAGCTACGCGCACCTATCGGGTCCGCATTGCTCTGCCAGAAACCCCGCCGGCCATGACATTGGGAGCCACTGTGACAGGGCGCCTGCTATTGCCCGGCAAGGCCCTGTTCATTCTTCCCGCCTCTTCCTTGACGAGTGAGGAAGGCAAGCCGGCAGTCTTTGTAATTCAACCGTCCGATCATGTACTTATCCGTAAACCTGTTGTTGTCACACGCTTCACTGCGACACAAGCGCTGGTCGAGTCAGGGCTCACCGAGGGAGATGCCGTTGTAACCGCTGGGGTCAGCAAACTCCGGGCCGGGCAAAAAGTTGTCTACGATACGGCAGAGGTGGCCCAATGA
- a CDS encoding efflux RND transporter permease subunit encodes MKPNTIPPRDQQGFNLSAWSIGQMPLMFFLMLVTLVGGAISYSKLSRNEDPTFTIKTMVVAARWPGATIDDTTKLLTDRLEKKLEEIPYLDRLDSYTRPGETVIMVNLRDDAPSRIVPDAWYQVRKKMADITATLPSGVEGPFFDDEFGDTYGQIFGFTAEGFSDRELRDYLEGVRAELLRIPGIGKVQLLGVQEEQIVIEFSPGRLAAFGLDEEAVLRALKAQNAVIPSGTVRLAEDKIALRVSGGFASEESLRNVTLRANDRFVPLTELAVIQRIPADPPAPLFRVNGEKALGLAISMASGGNLLSFGEAVRARMDDVRTTLPHGIEMIQVADQSTVVTQAVSGFLTVLAEAVAIVLAVSFLSLGARAGLVVSLSIPLVLAMTFIGMELTGIGLQRISLGALIIALGLLVDDAMITVEAMVGKLEEGWNLKRAASFAYESTAFPMLTGTLVMIAGFIPVGFAASSAGEYCYSMFMVVLISLSASWVVAVLFSPLLGTLILPKSLPHHGHGAGRIMQAYERALSWALGHRAMTLSVAVAAFVASLSAATYLEQQFFPPSDRPELLVSLTLPQNASLDATTREASKLEELLKNDPDVERFSTYIGSGAIRFYLPMEVLLQNENVTQTVVVAKGVKERDALQARLAAAFKTEFSGLIARATPLELGPPVGWPLKYRVTGPDQNKVRDIAARLANVISANPDTREVHLLSGEPQRSVLVEVDQTQARALGLSSEDIASAMATIFSGSAVTTVRDQDRLIDVVIRAQIGERTNLATLANLQLRTAQGHTIPLTQIAKLSFGVEDPIVWRRQRLSLLTVQGDVRDGLEASTVVQALAPTVARFRAELPKGYKVETGGAVEEAAKGSQSLLAVLPLTALVMCVLLMVQLRSFSRMFLALAMAPFGLIGVVLAMLPTGTPMGFVAQLGVIALVGMIVRNAIILIEEVDINMNRGESPSDAIMHASIHRARPILLTACAAILGMIPIAPQIFWGPMAYAVIGGLAVATIVTLTVLPCGISLLLQWESRRRKPQEPSAPSRSDISSAPVPRT; translated from the coding sequence ATGAAGCCGAACACAATACCTCCAAGAGACCAGCAAGGATTCAATCTCTCGGCATGGTCGATCGGACAGATGCCGCTGATGTTTTTCCTCATGCTGGTCACGCTGGTCGGTGGTGCGATCAGCTATTCCAAACTGAGTCGTAACGAAGACCCGACGTTCACCATCAAGACGATGGTAGTGGCAGCTCGCTGGCCCGGAGCAACCATCGACGACACAACGAAACTTTTGACCGACCGCCTGGAGAAAAAGCTTGAAGAGATCCCCTATCTCGACCGGCTCGATAGTTACACGCGCCCGGGCGAAACCGTCATCATGGTCAACCTGCGCGATGATGCGCCGTCGCGAATAGTCCCCGATGCCTGGTATCAGGTTCGCAAGAAGATGGCCGATATTACCGCAACGCTTCCAAGCGGCGTGGAGGGACCATTCTTCGACGACGAATTCGGCGACACCTATGGACAGATCTTCGGATTTACCGCCGAGGGCTTCTCTGACCGTGAACTGCGTGACTACCTCGAAGGCGTGCGTGCGGAACTGCTGCGTATTCCTGGTATTGGCAAAGTACAGTTGCTGGGGGTGCAGGAGGAGCAGATCGTCATCGAATTCTCCCCTGGCCGGCTTGCGGCCTTCGGGCTTGACGAAGAGGCAGTCTTACGCGCCTTAAAGGCACAGAATGCCGTCATACCTTCCGGTACGGTGCGTCTGGCCGAGGACAAGATCGCACTGCGCGTCAGTGGGGGCTTCGCATCCGAGGAGAGCTTGCGGAATGTGACGTTGCGGGCGAATGATCGTTTCGTACCGCTCACCGAACTGGCCGTTATCCAGCGAATACCGGCTGACCCTCCAGCGCCACTGTTCCGGGTCAACGGCGAGAAAGCCCTCGGCCTTGCTATTTCGATGGCCTCGGGTGGTAATCTGCTCAGTTTTGGCGAAGCGGTACGAGCTCGCATGGATGACGTCAGGACGACGCTTCCTCACGGAATCGAGATGATCCAGGTCGCCGACCAATCGACAGTGGTGACGCAAGCGGTCAGTGGCTTCTTGACGGTCCTTGCCGAAGCGGTTGCGATCGTACTCGCGGTATCGTTTCTCTCGCTCGGCGCCCGGGCAGGGTTAGTTGTCAGCCTTTCGATCCCCCTTGTTCTGGCAATGACCTTCATCGGCATGGAGTTGACAGGCATAGGCTTGCAACGCATCTCGCTAGGTGCACTGATCATCGCCCTCGGTCTCCTGGTCGATGACGCGATGATCACCGTCGAGGCCATGGTTGGCAAATTAGAAGAGGGCTGGAATCTAAAGCGGGCAGCGAGCTTCGCTTATGAGTCAACCGCCTTCCCGATGCTGACGGGCACGCTTGTCATGATCGCCGGATTCATCCCGGTTGGTTTTGCGGCTTCAAGCGCGGGTGAGTACTGCTATTCGATGTTTATGGTGGTACTGATCTCGCTATCGGCTTCCTGGGTAGTTGCAGTCCTGTTCTCACCTTTGCTCGGAACCCTGATTCTGCCCAAGTCATTGCCACATCACGGCCATGGCGCTGGTCGCATAATGCAAGCCTATGAGCGGGCGCTGTCCTGGGCCCTTGGCCATCGTGCAATGACCCTCAGCGTCGCCGTCGCGGCATTCGTGGCCTCGCTCAGCGCCGCAACCTATCTCGAACAGCAGTTCTTCCCCCCCTCCGACCGCCCCGAGCTTCTGGTCAGTCTGACGTTACCGCAGAATGCGTCACTGGATGCGACGACGCGCGAGGCGTCGAAGCTTGAGGAGCTGCTAAAAAACGACCCCGATGTTGAGCGCTTCTCGACCTATATCGGCTCCGGGGCAATTCGCTTCTATCTCCCCATGGAGGTTTTGCTCCAGAACGAAAACGTCACCCAGACGGTTGTTGTCGCGAAAGGCGTCAAGGAACGTGATGCGTTACAGGCAAGGCTTGCCGCGGCATTCAAGACGGAATTCTCCGGCCTCATCGCTCGCGCGACGCCGCTAGAACTCGGTCCTCCAGTAGGATGGCCACTCAAGTATCGCGTCACGGGACCCGATCAGAACAAAGTGCGTGATATCGCAGCACGTCTCGCTAACGTCATCTCTGCTAACCCGGACACACGTGAGGTTCACCTCCTGTCGGGCGAGCCACAAAGGAGTGTTCTTGTCGAAGTCGACCAGACTCAGGCGCGGGCCCTGGGTCTGTCGTCCGAAGATATCGCCAGTGCCATGGCGACCATTTTCTCTGGCTCTGCGGTGACGACGGTGCGCGACCAGGACCGACTCATCGATGTGGTGATCCGCGCGCAGATCGGGGAGCGCACCAACCTTGCAACGCTTGCCAATCTCCAACTCCGTACGGCCCAAGGCCATACCATCCCATTGACTCAGATCGCCAAGCTGAGTTTTGGAGTCGAAGATCCCATCGTCTGGCGACGGCAGCGCCTCTCCCTGCTCACCGTACAAGGCGACGTTCGCGATGGACTCGAGGCATCGACCGTAGTGCAAGCACTCGCGCCCACTGTAGCGCGGTTCAGAGCAGAGCTACCCAAGGGGTACAAGGTTGAAACGGGCGGAGCGGTCGAGGAAGCGGCAAAGGGCAGTCAATCGCTGCTCGCCGTTCTACCGCTCACGGCGCTCGTAATGTGCGTGCTCTTGATGGTGCAACTGCGCAGTTTTTCCCGCATGTTCCTGGCACTCGCGATGGCCCCATTCGGACTCATCGGTGTCGTCCTGGCAATGTTGCCGACAGGCACGCCCATGGGCTTTGTCGCGCAGCTTGGGGTCATTGCGCTTGTTGGGATGATCGTGCGCAACGCGATCATTTTGATCGAAGAGGTCGACATCAATATGAATAGGGGCGAATCGCCCAGTGACGCGATCATGCATGCCTCAATACATAGGGCCCGCCCTATTTTGCTGACGGCCTGTGCCGCTATTCTCGGAATGATCCCGATCGCACCGCAGATATTTTGGGGGCCGATGGCCTATGCGGTGATTGGGGGGCTAGCCGTTGCGACAATCGTGACATTGACTGTCCTGCCTTGTGGCATTTCCCTTCTGCTTCAATGGGAGAGTCGTCGCAGGAAACCACAAGAGCCGTCTGCTCCTTCACGATCGGATATCAGCTCCGCTCCAGTACCTCGGACCTAG